A genomic stretch from uncultured Pseudodesulfovibrio sp. includes:
- the rsmD gene encoding 16S rRNA (guanine(966)-N(2))-methyltransferase RsmD produces the protein MRIVGGKYKGRRLKTCEGPGYRPATMKVRESIFSMLMARGVDFADVRVIDMFAGSGSLGIECLSRGASTAWFVEKSSKAAGLIRNNLSDLGVEKKRIKVVSKDLFGVLSKVPERAFDLVFIDPPYGKDLLVPALEKALKKGWIAPGALVLAEVETTVCAPTEGPIAEMELLTDREYGQTRILLWRN, from the coding sequence ATGCGAATAGTTGGTGGTAAATATAAAGGACGTAGGCTCAAAACCTGCGAGGGACCGGGGTATCGACCGGCCACCATGAAGGTCCGTGAATCCATCTTCTCTATGCTGATGGCTCGTGGGGTGGATTTTGCGGACGTGCGTGTCATCGACATGTTTGCCGGTTCTGGCAGCCTGGGAATTGAATGTTTGAGTCGGGGTGCCAGTACTGCCTGGTTTGTGGAAAAAAGTTCTAAGGCAGCCGGGTTGATACGGAATAACCTGTCTGATCTGGGGGTAGAAAAAAAACGTATCAAGGTGGTCAGCAAGGACCTTTTTGGTGTATTGTCCAAGGTGCCTGAAAGGGCTTTTGATCTTGTTTTCATTGACCCGCCCTATGGAAAGGACTTATTGGTCCCGGCTTTGGAGAAGGCGTTGAAAAAAGGGTGGATCGCACCCGGCGCGTTGGTCCTGGCCGAAGTGGAGACAACTGTTTGCGCACCGACTGAAGGACCGATTGCGGAAATGGAATTGTTAACTGATCGGGAATACGGTCAAACCAGGATACTTTTATGGCGGAATTGA
- a CDS encoding MBL fold metallo-hydrolase, with protein sequence MKITFMGAARTVSGSCYILECGNKRFAVDCGLHQGNKEIEKRNWNFDNYDGKKLDFILITHAHIDHSGLLPALVSKGFKNPIYCTAPTRDLLEIMLLDSAHIQEMEAEWDNRKQLRTGGQPVRPLYTIGDAENTIPLFATVEYARTFEPAPGIKVTYMNAGHILGSAFIEIEYEQDGKKTKAVFSGDLGRPEQLIVADPSGVDCADYLFLESTYGNRNHKDEAGSLEELAEAIAYSYKNGEKVVIPAFAVERSQQIIYSLFLLKKQGKLPADMPVYLDSPLAIRATEIFRKHPEFFDKETREFLQNGENPLDLPNLKFTESREQSQAINETRGPAVIISASGMANAGRIKHHLRHNLWRPGASVVFVGWQGVGTPGRKIVGGAKKIRLFGEEVAVNAKVFTINGFSGHAGQDELMNWLGTMKGKPVKVILVHGESEVQKEFGALITKKFGFEVHIPEYMEELELEPGVELQPVVDMDIARPRVDWNFLLADSENLYAELRKRVKSVEDRPWVDQSELRDKLLDINRNIIELVSEM encoded by the coding sequence ATGAAAATTACTTTTATGGGCGCGGCCCGCACCGTCAGTGGCTCCTGTTACATTTTGGAATGTGGCAACAAGCGGTTTGCCGTTGATTGCGGCCTTCATCAGGGCAATAAGGAAATTGAGAAGAGAAACTGGAACTTTGATAATTATGATGGCAAGAAGCTTGATTTCATTCTGATTACCCACGCCCATATTGATCATAGCGGTTTACTCCCGGCTCTGGTGTCCAAAGGATTCAAAAATCCCATCTACTGCACGGCCCCGACACGAGACCTGCTGGAGATAATGCTGCTCGATAGCGCGCACATACAGGAGATGGAAGCAGAGTGGGACAATCGTAAACAACTTCGGACAGGTGGACAGCCTGTCCGACCATTGTACACTATCGGTGATGCAGAAAATACCATCCCTTTGTTCGCTACGGTTGAATATGCGAGAACATTCGAGCCAGCCCCCGGTATTAAAGTAACATACATGAATGCGGGCCATATTCTTGGGTCTGCTTTTATTGAGATAGAGTATGAACAGGATGGCAAGAAAACCAAGGCGGTTTTTTCAGGCGATCTCGGTCGACCTGAGCAACTTATTGTTGCGGACCCCAGCGGCGTGGACTGCGCGGACTACCTGTTTCTCGAATCCACCTATGGCAATCGCAATCATAAGGATGAAGCGGGCAGTCTGGAAGAATTGGCCGAGGCTATTGCCTACAGTTACAAGAATGGTGAAAAAGTTGTTATTCCGGCGTTTGCCGTGGAGCGGTCACAGCAGATTATCTACAGCCTCTTTCTGTTAAAGAAACAGGGGAAATTGCCTGCCGATATGCCTGTGTACCTGGACAGTCCGCTTGCTATTCGTGCTACAGAGATATTTCGTAAGCATCCAGAGTTTTTTGATAAAGAGACTCGTGAATTCCTTCAGAACGGAGAGAATCCACTCGATCTTCCCAACCTGAAGTTCACAGAGAGTCGAGAACAGTCTCAAGCCATCAATGAAACGCGTGGTCCGGCTGTTATCATTTCGGCTAGTGGAATGGCCAATGCCGGACGTATTAAACACCATTTGCGCCACAACCTGTGGCGTCCCGGTGCCAGTGTGGTCTTTGTGGGCTGGCAGGGCGTCGGCACTCCCGGACGAAAGATCGTGGGGGGAGCCAAGAAGATTCGTCTTTTTGGTGAAGAAGTTGCCGTCAATGCCAAGGTGTTTACCATCAACGGTTTTTCCGGGCATGCCGGACAGGATGAACTCATGAATTGGCTCGGTACCATGAAGGGTAAACCTGTGAAGGTGATCTTGGTACACGGTGAATCCGAAGTACAGAAGGAATTTGGTGCGCTTATTACCAAGAAATTTGGATTTGAAGTGCATATCCCTGAATATATGGAAGAACTTGAATTGGAACCCGGTGTGGAATTGCAGCCCGTTGTGGATATGGACATTGCCAGACCCCGCGTGGATTGGAATTTTCTGCTGGCCGATTCCGAAAACCTGTATGCAGAGCTTCGAAAACGAGTAAAGAGCGTGGAAGATCGACCATGGGTTGATCAGTCGGAGTTGCGCGACAAGCTACTTGATATCAATCGCAATATTATTGAATTGGTCTCGGAAATGTAA
- a CDS encoding TIGR00730 family Rossman fold protein, with the protein MIHRSKQYLIDDLSIHESWRLFKIMSEIVDGFENLSEIGPAISMFGSARVKPEDPLYKKTVELSTALSRAGYSIITGGGPGLMEAGNKGAYDNGGESIGLHIHLPMEQHNNPYMNVKSEFRYFFIRKLMFIKYALAYVALPGGYGTLDELSEALVLIQTHRIKPFPIVLFGTEFWGGLVDWFKTQLVTNEFCKEEDLDLFIVTDDVDEVVSHIKKHVII; encoded by the coding sequence ATGATCCACCGCTCCAAGCAATACCTCATTGACGACCTTTCGATCCATGAATCCTGGCGACTCTTCAAGATAATGTCAGAAATAGTGGACGGCTTTGAAAACCTGTCCGAAATCGGACCGGCCATATCAATGTTCGGCTCGGCCCGCGTCAAGCCGGAAGATCCGCTGTATAAAAAAACCGTCGAACTTTCCACGGCCTTGTCCAGAGCAGGCTATTCCATCATAACCGGTGGTGGCCCCGGCCTCATGGAAGCTGGCAACAAGGGTGCGTATGACAATGGCGGCGAATCCATCGGATTGCATATCCACCTGCCCATGGAGCAACATAACAACCCATACATGAACGTAAAAAGCGAGTTCCGGTACTTCTTCATCCGCAAGCTCATGTTCATCAAATACGCCCTGGCGTATGTGGCTCTGCCCGGCGGCTACGGCACTCTGGACGAACTGTCGGAAGCCCTGGTGCTTATCCAGACGCATCGTATCAAGCCCTTCCCCATCGTCCTGTTCGGCACGGAGTTCTGGGGAGGACTGGTAGACTGGTTCAAAACACAACTCGTCACCAATGAATTCTGCAAGGAAGAAGACCTCGACTTGTTCATCGTCACTGACGACGTGGATGAAGTGGTCAGCCACATCAAGAAGCACGTCATCATCTAA
- a CDS encoding DMT family transporter, translated as MNNRKKALVFGLVTVGIWSTVASAFKIALTRLDPLQLLLMACVASIVALTGIMAFQGKLVELTRISRREMLRSALLGTLNPFLYYMILFKAYDLLPAQEAQPINYTWAITLSLLSIPLLGQKMSGKDLAAIFLSYFGVVVISTHGSPFTLEFSNLTGVGLALASTVIWALYWIFNTRSKADPLAGLLLGFLYGFPLILTATLLFSSLPTLDIPSMVAATYIGFFEMGITFVLWLTAMKYAATPDGGGTARIANLIFLSPFLSLIFIHFLVGEKILPSTIAGLGFIIAGNILMQYKSKAQKKTT; from the coding sequence GTGAACAACAGAAAAAAAGCATTAGTATTCGGCCTGGTCACGGTGGGCATCTGGTCCACCGTGGCTTCGGCCTTCAAAATTGCCCTCACCCGACTAGACCCGTTACAACTTCTGCTCATGGCCTGCGTCGCGTCCATTGTCGCTCTGACAGGAATCATGGCCTTTCAGGGAAAGCTCGTTGAACTGACACGGATATCACGCCGGGAAATGCTACGATCAGCCCTGCTTGGCACCCTGAATCCATTTCTCTATTATATGATCCTGTTCAAGGCGTACGACCTGCTTCCGGCGCAAGAAGCCCAACCCATCAATTATACATGGGCCATCACCCTGTCGCTGCTGTCCATCCCTCTGCTGGGACAAAAGATGTCAGGCAAAGACCTAGCCGCAATATTTCTCAGCTACTTCGGAGTGGTCGTCATCTCCACACACGGCAGTCCTTTTACTCTGGAATTTTCCAATCTAACCGGCGTCGGACTGGCCCTGGCAAGCACCGTCATATGGGCACTCTACTGGATATTCAATACCCGAAGCAAAGCCGATCCACTGGCAGGACTGCTCCTCGGCTTTCTCTACGGGTTCCCGCTCATATTGACGGCAACACTCCTTTTCTCGAGTCTTCCGACTCTGGACATTCCTTCAATGGTAGCTGCAACCTATATCGGTTTCTTTGAAATGGGCATCACGTTCGTTCTCTGGCTTACAGCCATGAAATACGCGGCAACTCCTGACGGCGGAGGAACAGCACGTATCGCGAATCTCATTTTTCTTTCTCCATTTCTTTCACTGATTTTCATCCATTTTCTCGTGGGCGAAAAGATTCTGCCATCAACAATTGCCGGACTCGGTTTCATCATAGCCGGCAACATACTCATGCAGTATAAAAGCAAGGCTCAGAAAAAAACCACCTAG
- a CDS encoding methyl-accepting chemotaxis protein: protein MIAVAFTLACDLLWSSYLFSNNNRGMKGFMMCKNCKITVITTVFLGIGTLPTAEAFAVESLSRVTILSAEVERLYWMLGGGALLSVILCLGIVFLGRRSATINYSVLLNNLDLHMQGKKEFDLPSHRPDVFGKVCERINQIGNYINMLENRLAEEQHTAKEAVSKADEAASNAITARKQGENARCQGLLSAAETLEMSIQSIRDQLIQLDNATTKASDGASRQQQIVASAVSATEQMNSAVGETAENAAAAASGAEFVMEQATSGAAIVANTRDAIGAVSKNSQVLVESVAGLGSQAHGVGTIMGVISDIADQTNLLALNAAIEAARAGEAGRGFAVVADEVRKLAEKTMEATRNVGLAIEGIQQQVAQTIEGVQGMAGLADDAAALADESGSALEKIVTHSGASAVQISAIAAAAHQQSVSCEEVNRTIFEIHTISSDTEQGMAEAAGAVNLLSERVDDLATMTGVFRLIGAGRVQAVIEELAKAADVQSCERQRQEGAMRRTLRAHEFLELMYITDAKGIQTVSNIGGLVSKYSEDGMAFGMDWSSRPWFREAMNTSTFYVSEVYVSSASGESCITVSSPFFTVGGRVLGVIAVDVRVAV from the coding sequence ATGATTGCAGTGGCTTTTACATTGGCCTGCGACTTGCTTTGGTCCTCTTACCTGTTTTCAAATAACAATAGAGGAATGAAGGGGTTTATGATGTGTAAAAATTGCAAAATAACTGTAATTACAACGGTCTTTCTTGGAATTGGAACCCTGCCTACTGCTGAAGCTTTTGCAGTGGAGTCGTTGAGTCGGGTGACAATTCTGTCAGCAGAGGTAGAAAGGTTGTATTGGATGCTGGGAGGAGGTGCCCTTCTGAGTGTCATTCTCTGTCTTGGCATTGTGTTTTTGGGGAGGAGATCTGCTACGATTAATTATTCTGTATTATTGAATAATTTAGATTTGCACATGCAGGGGAAAAAAGAATTTGATCTGCCGTCACATCGACCTGACGTTTTTGGGAAGGTCTGTGAAAGAATAAACCAAATTGGTAATTACATAAACATGTTAGAGAATCGTCTGGCTGAAGAACAACATACTGCCAAAGAGGCTGTATCCAAAGCGGATGAAGCTGCCTCAAATGCAATAACAGCCAGAAAACAAGGGGAAAATGCTCGATGTCAGGGGCTTTTGTCAGCTGCAGAAACTCTGGAAATGTCGATACAAAGTATTCGAGATCAGTTAATTCAATTGGATAACGCGACTACCAAAGCCAGTGACGGGGCTTCAAGGCAACAACAGATTGTTGCCAGCGCCGTCTCGGCGACTGAACAGATGAATAGTGCCGTCGGAGAGACCGCCGAGAATGCCGCTGCCGCCGCTTCAGGTGCGGAGTTTGTTATGGAGCAGGCGACATCCGGTGCTGCAATTGTTGCGAACACTCGCGATGCGATTGGCGCTGTTTCAAAAAATTCTCAGGTACTGGTTGAAAGCGTGGCTGGTCTTGGTTCCCAGGCGCATGGAGTGGGTACAATTATGGGAGTCATCTCTGATATAGCGGACCAGACAAATTTATTGGCGTTGAATGCGGCTATTGAAGCGGCTCGAGCTGGAGAGGCTGGGCGTGGATTTGCCGTGGTTGCCGACGAAGTGCGCAAGCTTGCGGAGAAGACCATGGAGGCCACCAGGAATGTCGGACTGGCTATCGAAGGTATTCAGCAGCAGGTGGCACAGACTATCGAGGGAGTGCAGGGCATGGCAGGACTGGCGGACGATGCTGCGGCGTTGGCGGATGAGTCTGGTAGTGCCTTGGAAAAAATAGTTACGCATTCAGGAGCGAGCGCCGTACAGATCAGTGCTATTGCCGCAGCCGCCCACCAGCAGTCTGTCTCCTGTGAAGAGGTAAACCGTACCATCTTTGAAATTCATACCATTTCATCAGATACTGAGCAGGGGATGGCTGAAGCTGCTGGAGCTGTGAATCTATTGAGTGAACGTGTGGATGACTTGGCAACCATGACGGGCGTTTTCCGTCTGATCGGTGCAGGACGAGTGCAGGCGGTTATTGAAGAATTGGCCAAGGCCGCTGACGTGCAGTCCTGTGAACGTCAGCGGCAGGAGGGCGCAATGCGCCGTACCCTTCGAGCTCATGAGTTCTTGGAATTGATGTATATTACGGACGCGAAAGGTATACAGACTGTAAGTAATATAGGGGGGCTGGTCTCGAAATACTCTGAAGACGGCATGGCATTCGGAATGGATTGGTCTTCTCGCCCCTGGTTCAGGGAAGCCATGAATACCAGTACTTTTTATGTGTCGGAGGTATATGTTTCCTCGGCATCTGGTGAAAGCTGCATCACGGTATCCAGCCCGTTTTTCACTGTTGGAGGTCGCGTACTTGGCGTTATTGCGGTTGATGTTCGTGTTGCTGTCTAG
- the gpmI gene encoding 2,3-bisphosphoglycerate-independent phosphoglycerate mutase, which produces MAEPKKTLLLILDGWGIAPEGAGNCVRNAVTPHLDALLEEYPNTQLTCSGRAVGLPDGFMGNSEVGHMNIGGGRIVYQDMTRIDISIENGSFYENETLIDLMAKTKAGSGRLHLMGLVSDGGVHSHQNHIYAVLKMAKDQGVPQVFVHAFMDGRDTSPTSGLGFVRQLIEKMEEIGIGQVATVSGRYWAMDRDKRFERNDVAYKALVTGEGGVMADPLSGIQASYDAGETDEFIKPSRIDGVNGQIGDGDGVFFFNFRADRARQISRALFEEDFNEFPRASVPKMVEFATMTRYESTFPMPTAFPPESYDGTLGEVVSGRGMKQLRIAETEKYAHVTYFLNCGREEPFPNEDRIMIPSPREVATYDQKPQMSADEVADTLISKIPDYDLCVCNLANLDMVGHTGIIDAAKQACVTVDACVGRIVDTVLAAGGRMLLTADHGNAEKLVAEDGSPHTAHTTNPVPLVYIEKGCESAELEEGILGDLAPTILGLWGIEQPVEMTGKNLVKKRK; this is translated from the coding sequence ATGGCCGAACCGAAGAAAACACTCCTGTTGATTCTGGACGGATGGGGCATTGCTCCCGAAGGGGCAGGCAACTGCGTCCGTAACGCCGTAACGCCGCATCTGGACGCACTGCTTGAGGAGTATCCAAATACACAGTTGACCTGTTCTGGACGTGCCGTTGGCCTGCCTGACGGGTTCATGGGTAATTCCGAAGTCGGTCACATGAATATCGGTGGTGGTCGTATTGTCTATCAAGACATGACTCGTATTGATATTTCCATTGAAAACGGTAGCTTTTATGAGAACGAGACGCTCATTGACCTGATGGCTAAAACCAAGGCCGGGAGTGGACGTCTTCATCTTATGGGACTGGTTTCTGATGGTGGAGTTCATAGCCATCAGAACCATATCTATGCTGTCCTCAAAATGGCAAAAGATCAGGGTGTCCCGCAGGTTTTTGTTCACGCATTCATGGATGGCCGTGACACTTCGCCTACCAGCGGCCTGGGGTTCGTGCGTCAGTTGATAGAAAAAATGGAAGAAATCGGTATCGGTCAGGTGGCAACCGTCAGTGGGCGGTATTGGGCTATGGATCGAGATAAGCGGTTTGAGCGCAATGACGTGGCATACAAGGCCTTGGTCACTGGCGAAGGCGGTGTCATGGCTGATCCGCTATCCGGCATTCAGGCTTCCTATGATGCAGGTGAAACAGACGAATTTATCAAGCCGAGTCGTATTGACGGCGTGAACGGTCAAATTGGAGATGGAGACGGCGTGTTCTTCTTCAACTTCCGGGCTGATCGTGCGCGTCAGATAAGCCGTGCCCTTTTCGAAGAGGACTTCAACGAGTTCCCGCGTGCCTCTGTGCCAAAAATGGTCGAGTTCGCTACCATGACTAGATATGAGTCGACTTTCCCCATGCCCACGGCATTCCCGCCTGAGAGTTATGACGGCACTCTGGGTGAGGTTGTCTCCGGCAGGGGCATGAAGCAACTGCGTATTGCCGAGACTGAGAAGTACGCGCATGTGACGTATTTCCTTAATTGTGGTCGTGAAGAACCTTTTCCGAATGAAGACCGTATCATGATTCCTTCACCGCGAGAGGTCGCCACATATGACCAGAAGCCGCAAATGAGTGCGGACGAAGTGGCTGACACGCTTATAAGCAAGATTCCTGATTATGACTTGTGTGTGTGCAATCTCGCCAATCTGGACATGGTGGGGCATACTGGGATTATCGATGCAGCCAAGCAGGCCTGTGTGACCGTTGACGCGTGTGTTGGACGGATCGTCGATACGGTTTTGGCGGCTGGAGGGCGTATGCTATTGACTGCGGATCATGGTAATGCCGAGAAGCTTGTTGCCGAGGACGGCAGCCCTCATACGGCGCATACAACCAACCCGGTTCCGCTTGTATATATTGAGAAAGGGTGCGAAAGTGCCGAACTTGAAGAAGGGATTCTTGGCGACTTGGCACCCACCATCCTTGGATTGTGGGGCATTGAGCAGCCCGTCGAGATGACTGGAAAGAACCTGGTGAAAAAGAGAAAATAA
- the rsfS gene encoding ribosome silencing factor, which yields MLNKEKKYQEMASDDKARIVAEWLDEKQGEKVVILDVSKMSSVTDMTVVVSARGVKHAKALAEYILDKAAEEKIEFLSMEGQKTGEWILVDLNDVLVHIFLEELRGFYNIEGMWTEAPRVEI from the coding sequence TTGTTGAACAAAGAAAAGAAATACCAGGAAATGGCGAGTGACGACAAGGCCCGTATTGTCGCAGAATGGCTGGACGAAAAGCAGGGCGAGAAAGTCGTTATCCTTGATGTCTCAAAAATGAGTTCGGTTACCGACATGACTGTGGTTGTTTCTGCCCGCGGCGTGAAGCATGCCAAGGCTTTGGCAGAGTATATTCTGGACAAGGCTGCCGAAGAAAAAATTGAGTTCTTGAGCATGGAAGGGCAAAAAACCGGTGAATGGATTTTGGTCGATCTGAATGATGTCCTGGTTCATATCTTCCTTGAAGAATTGCGCGGTTTTTACAATATCGAAGGTATGTGGACTGAAGCTCCGAGAGTCGAAATCTAA
- a CDS encoding nitroreductase family protein, with amino-acid sequence MNEEHMQFRELMIRNRTRRIFDESSPVTIDVLIELIDLTRFMPSGMNMQPLKYVAVTEKAYCDTLFPLLGWAGYLKDWKGPAEGQRPTGYIIILLDKNVADDPGCDHGIASQSIMLGAVEKGLGGCIIGTINRKKLSRMLDLSENFDILLVLALGVPAQDVVVESLPSDGSIQYWSGDDGRHHVPKRGLDDLLVGCYPEKE; translated from the coding sequence ATGAACGAGGAGCATATGCAGTTCAGGGAATTGATGATACGGAATCGGACAAGGCGAATATTCGATGAATCCAGTCCTGTCACCATTGATGTACTGATCGAGTTGATCGATTTGACTCGATTCATGCCGTCAGGCATGAACATGCAGCCGTTGAAATACGTTGCTGTAACTGAAAAAGCATACTGTGACACTCTCTTTCCTCTTTTAGGATGGGCTGGTTATCTCAAGGACTGGAAAGGCCCGGCAGAAGGACAACGGCCAACTGGGTATATAATCATTCTGCTCGATAAGAATGTGGCGGATGATCCTGGTTGCGATCACGGCATTGCCAGTCAGTCCATAATGCTTGGAGCCGTGGAAAAAGGGCTTGGCGGGTGCATCATAGGGACGATCAACAGAAAGAAATTGTCTCGGATGCTCGACCTGTCGGAAAATTTCGATATACTTCTGGTGTTGGCGCTTGGTGTGCCGGCTCAGGATGTCGTGGTGGAATCGCTTCCATCCGACGGAAGTATACAATATTGGAGCGGAGACGACGGCAGGCATCATGTGCCCAAACGGGGGCTGGATGATTTGCTTGTTGGTTGTTATCCGGAAAAAGAATAA
- a CDS encoding phenylacetate--CoA ligase, producing the protein MIYDVKNETLPREELERIQLRRLQALCERVYANVPFYKKKFDEKGITPQDIKTLKDLTRLPFTVKQDLRDQYPFGLFSVPKDQIVRIHSSSGTTGTATVVGYTKRDIENWGELMARCFMAAGASARDTVHNAYGYGLFTGGLGAHYGAEALGATVVPISGGATRRQVTLLKDFAPDIICCTPSYALFLAETGEEMGIDIKELPLRIGIFGAEPWTNEMRLEIEKKLGIKAIDIYGLSEIMGPGVAIECIEAQDGLHIQEDHFLAETINPETGEPVAPGEEGELVFTTLTKEGIPLIRYRTRDLTTLNTTPCKCGRTTARMKRVTGRSDDMLIIRGVNVFPSQIESILIETEGLTPHYQLIVDRKGNLDTLEVQVEVNESIFSDEIKNLQRVESKVMKNIKEFLGVTAKVKLVSPKEIERSMGKAKRIIDKRKEG; encoded by the coding sequence GTGATTTACGATGTGAAAAATGAAACCCTGCCCAGGGAGGAGCTGGAAAGAATCCAGCTTCGAAGACTCCAGGCTCTTTGTGAACGAGTATATGCCAATGTCCCGTTCTATAAGAAAAAATTCGATGAAAAAGGCATTACGCCTCAAGATATCAAAACCCTGAAAGACCTCACCCGGTTGCCGTTCACCGTCAAGCAGGACCTACGCGACCAATATCCCTTCGGACTTTTCTCTGTCCCCAAAGACCAGATCGTTCGTATTCATTCTTCTTCCGGCACCACAGGCACCGCCACAGTGGTCGGCTACACCAAGCGTGACATCGAAAACTGGGGCGAACTCATGGCCAGATGTTTCATGGCCGCAGGAGCATCCGCCAGAGACACCGTGCACAACGCATATGGCTATGGCCTCTTCACCGGCGGTCTGGGCGCACATTACGGCGCTGAAGCTCTGGGCGCGACTGTTGTTCCCATCTCTGGCGGAGCCACCCGCAGACAGGTAACCCTGCTTAAGGATTTCGCACCGGACATCATTTGCTGCACACCTTCCTACGCCTTGTTCCTGGCTGAAACAGGCGAGGAAATGGGCATTGACATCAAGGAACTTCCTCTGCGCATCGGCATTTTCGGGGCCGAACCATGGACTAACGAGATGCGTCTCGAAATAGAGAAAAAGCTCGGCATCAAGGCCATTGACATATACGGCCTGTCCGAAATCATGGGACCGGGGGTGGCTATCGAATGTATTGAAGCCCAGGATGGTTTGCACATTCAGGAAGATCATTTCCTGGCTGAAACCATCAATCCTGAAACCGGCGAACCTGTTGCACCCGGCGAGGAAGGTGAATTAGTCTTCACCACGCTGACCAAAGAAGGCATTCCGCTCATCCGTTACCGCACACGCGACCTGACAACGTTGAATACCACGCCGTGCAAATGCGGTCGTACCACCGCCCGTATGAAGCGCGTAACCGGTCGTTCCGACGACATGCTCATTATTCGCGGCGTCAACGTATTCCCATCTCAGATCGAGTCTATCCTCATTGAAACCGAAGGGTTGACCCCACACTACCAACTTATCGTGGACCGTAAGGGCAACCTTGATACCTTAGAAGTTCAGGTGGAAGTCAATGAATCCATCTTCTCTGATGAGATTAAGAATTTACAACGCGTTGAATCAAAGGTAATGAAAAATATTAAAGAATTCCTCGGCGTCACAGCCAAGGTCAAATTGGTGAGTCCCAAGGAGATTGAACGCTCCATGGGCAAGGCCAAGCGCATCATCGACAAGAGAAAAGAGGGCTAA
- a CDS encoding ACT domain-containing protein translates to MKVDQLSIFLENRAGRLAEVTRILSEAGVNIRALSLADTSDFGILRLIVSDFAKAKDTLKEAGFTVGRTSVVAVEVSDDPGGLHRILSMLQDAGINVEYMYAFVQQSGDSAVLIFRFDRTDQGIELLQKNNITIIPGNKLYAM, encoded by the coding sequence ATGAAAGTAGATCAACTCTCCATATTTCTGGAAAACCGTGCCGGACGTCTCGCCGAGGTCACCCGCATCCTCTCCGAGGCCGGTGTGAACATCCGTGCTCTGTCACTGGCAGACACTTCGGATTTCGGCATCCTGCGTCTGATTGTTTCCGATTTTGCTAAAGCCAAGGACACGCTGAAAGAGGCTGGCTTCACAGTCGGTCGCACATCAGTTGTCGCCGTAGAAGTATCCGACGATCCCGGCGGGTTGCACAGAATCCTCAGCATGCTCCAGGATGCGGGAATCAATGTTGAGTATATGTACGCTTTTGTCCAACAGAGCGGCGACTCGGCTGTTCTCATATTCCGATTCGACCGGACCGATCAGGGTATTGAATTGTTGCAAAAAAACAACATCACCATTATCCCCGGCAACAAACTGTACGCCATGTAA